Proteins co-encoded in one uncultured Flavobacterium sp. genomic window:
- a CDS encoding RagB/SusD family nutrient uptake outer membrane protein, translating to MKNIKFKYIYIAVAMAALGGSCSEDFVNIEPKGSFLSTSYYSNEQQATAALVGVYDPIRKNTGGFENMVAMLNAGSDDFYAGGGGASDGAGIQNFSTHSLTSVIIPGSFWNDHYQGIYRANVLLSKMADVKMSDALKIRFTAESKSLRALYYFNLVRMFKNVPLILQPLTTSAISTVEQATPEAVYAQIEKDLLEAIPALPASVNVATESGRLTKVAAQALLGKVYLFEGKNADAAAILAQVNGTPGQPNQYGNKLLASYSDLWVTSNKFNAESLIEVSHTSAGNSDWGFWGSGKDEGNSLNVMVGPRGYSRPANSTAPDLPSGWSFSVPTQKLYDAIKNDPRFGATILDMKALKAAGSADYIPGYQDTGYFLNKYLPRKSDVRTGGGAAELNYRQNSYIIRLADTYLMEAEALGSGARAQALLDAVRSRVGLAPIPVTLAAIKNERRMELAGEGHRFFDLVRWGEAATALADRGFNAGTDEIFPIPFVELKGTKLKQNPNYE from the coding sequence ATGAAAAATATAAAATTTAAATATATATACATTGCAGTAGCAATGGCTGCTTTAGGAGGATCTTGTTCTGAAGACTTTGTAAACATTGAACCAAAAGGATCTTTCCTTTCGACAAGTTATTATAGTAATGAGCAACAGGCAACTGCAGCACTAGTTGGAGTTTATGATCCTATCAGAAAAAACACAGGTGGTTTTGAGAACATGGTTGCAATGTTAAACGCTGGCTCAGATGATTTTTATGCTGGTGGTGGTGGTGCATCAGATGGTGCAGGAATTCAAAATTTCTCGACACATTCACTTACTTCAGTAATAATTCCGGGTAGTTTCTGGAATGATCATTATCAAGGTATTTATAGAGCAAATGTATTGTTGTCAAAAATGGCTGATGTAAAGATGTCAGATGCATTAAAAATTAGATTTACTGCCGAATCTAAATCTTTAAGAGCGTTGTACTATTTTAACTTAGTTAGAATGTTTAAAAACGTTCCGTTAATTCTGCAGCCATTAACAACATCTGCAATTTCAACTGTTGAGCAAGCAACTCCGGAAGCTGTATATGCACAAATTGAAAAAGATTTATTAGAAGCAATTCCGGCTTTGCCAGCAAGTGTTAATGTTGCTACAGAGTCTGGGCGTTTAACAAAGGTTGCTGCTCAGGCATTATTAGGAAAAGTTTATTTATTTGAAGGAAAAAATGCTGATGCAGCCGCTATACTTGCTCAGGTAAATGGAACTCCGGGACAACCAAATCAATATGGAAACAAATTATTAGCTAGCTATAGTGATTTATGGGTAACGTCTAATAAATTCAATGCTGAATCATTAATTGAAGTATCTCACACAAGTGCAGGTAACTCTGATTGGGGATTCTGGGGTTCAGGTAAAGACGAAGGAAACTCATTAAACGTTATGGTTGGGCCTAGAGGATATTCCAGACCTGCAAATTCTACAGCACCAGATCTTCCTTCAGGATGGAGTTTTAGCGTTCCTACTCAAAAATTATATGATGCAATCAAAAATGATCCAAGATTTGGAGCTACAATTCTTGATATGAAAGCTTTAAAAGCTGCAGGTAGTGCAGATTATATTCCAGGTTACCAAGACACAGGTTATTTCCTGAATAAATATCTTCCAAGAAAATCAGATGTTCGTACAGGTGGAGGAGCTGCTGAGTTGAACTACAGACAAAATTCATATATCATCAGACTTGCTGACACTTATTTAATGGAAGCTGAAGCATTAGGTTCAGGAGCCAGAGCACAAGCATTATTAGATGCTGTTAGAAGCAGAGTTGGTTTAGCACCGATTCCCGTAACATTGGCCGCCATTAAAAACGAAAGAAGAATGGAACTTGCAGGTGAAGGTCATAGATTTTTTGACTTAGTAAGATGGGGAGAAGCTGCTACAGCTTTAGCTGATAGAGGTTTTAATGCTGGTACCGATGAAATTTTCCCAATACCATTTGTGGAATTAAAAGGGACTAAATTGAAACAAAATCCTAATTACGAATAA
- a CDS encoding TonB-dependent receptor, with protein sequence MKLTKLFIFCVSSLLFSVIAMAQDVTVNGVITDESGMPVPGATIVLKGTPKSTASDFDGKFQIQAPSNGVLTVSFIGYASVSEVVNGRTKIAIKLKPESQSLNEVVVVGYGTQKKSVVTGAISSVKAADLEKVPNGRVEQALQGRVAGVTIASSSGQPGAASTIRIRGITTFGDGGNNPLWVIDGNVVDAGAIGFLNQSDIESIEVLKDAASAAIYGTRAATGVILVTTKKGKSGKITVNYTGFSGVSSPAKKLDLLNATQYATIMNEKSVADGGSIKYPNPNALGAGTNWQDAIFNDHAYRYSHELSISGGGEFSTFYASFGLQDQQGIVTSDISNYTKKSFRLNSTHKISKYFTFGQTFGFARQKTLDIGNKNSEFGGPLSSAINLDPTTPLVVTDPVVANSAPYSTNPVIRDANGNPYGISSVVGQEMTNPLGYVQTRLGRYNWSDDFVGNAYLEANITDHLKIRSTLGGKISYWGEQGFTPVNFLSSNVNTLKNSYYQINRKSFNWNVENVLTYANRFGDHNINVLVGQGSYVENIGGEVGNTMFGLPITNYKDASFDFDIPQADRTSSTDDYIQHKVTSLFGRLNYDYKEKYLLTGVIRRDGSTRFGGNHKFGVFPSFSLGWVVSKEDFWKENNIVNTLKFRGGYGVVGNDNLTDFRYLSLVSGGYNYSFGNTGAITTGYANVTLDNPDLKWEETAQTSFGFDAKLFNDFNLTIDYYKKTTTGILRPVVIPGFVGVAEQPWANVANMNNSGLEVELGYKKKLGEFNLGVNGNVAYLKNEITYVGPENNYIIGDASFQSMGPVTRTQVGHSYNEFFGYKTAGIFQNQAEIAAYTNAAGGMIQPNAKPGDFRWVDNNGDGAITDDDKQYLGTSIPKYTFGLTVNLDYKNFDFMAFAQGAAGSKIFQGLRRLDILNANYQTEVLNRWTGEGTSNDYPRLANNDGNGNFSKMSDFYLESGDYVRLKIVQLGYTLPFNLSSKIGADKIRFYVTGENLITFTKYTGYDPEIGGQVFGVDKGIYPQAKSFMLGANLQF encoded by the coding sequence ATGAAATTAACAAAATTATTTATTTTTTGTGTTTCGTCTTTGTTATTCTCGGTTATCGCTATGGCTCAGGATGTCACGGTAAACGGAGTAATAACTGATGAAAGTGGAATGCCAGTTCCAGGTGCAACTATTGTATTAAAAGGGACACCTAAGTCTACGGCATCAGATTTTGATGGAAAATTCCAAATTCAGGCCCCTTCAAACGGTGTTTTAACAGTTTCTTTTATTGGATATGCTTCAGTGAGTGAAGTTGTAAATGGGAGAACTAAAATTGCAATTAAATTAAAACCAGAATCACAATCATTAAATGAGGTTGTGGTTGTAGGATATGGTACTCAAAAGAAATCAGTAGTTACGGGAGCAATTTCCAGCGTAAAAGCAGCTGATCTTGAAAAAGTACCAAACGGACGTGTAGAACAAGCACTTCAGGGTAGAGTTGCAGGTGTAACTATTGCATCAAGTTCAGGTCAGCCCGGAGCAGCTTCTACGATTCGTATTCGCGGTATAACTACTTTTGGAGATGGTGGTAACAATCCGCTTTGGGTAATAGATGGTAACGTTGTTGATGCAGGAGCAATTGGTTTCTTAAATCAATCAGATATTGAATCTATTGAGGTTCTTAAAGATGCCGCATCTGCAGCAATTTACGGAACACGTGCTGCGACTGGAGTAATCCTAGTTACAACTAAAAAAGGGAAATCTGGAAAAATAACAGTTAACTATACTGGTTTTTCAGGAGTTTCTTCTCCAGCTAAAAAATTAGATTTATTAAATGCTACCCAGTATGCTACTATTATGAATGAAAAATCAGTAGCTGATGGCGGATCAATTAAATATCCAAATCCTAATGCTTTAGGTGCAGGTACAAATTGGCAAGATGCTATTTTTAATGATCACGCTTATAGATATTCTCACGAATTAAGTATTAGTGGAGGTGGTGAGTTTTCTACTTTTTATGCTTCTTTTGGTCTTCAGGATCAACAAGGTATTGTAACAAGTGATATCTCTAATTATACTAAAAAGAGTTTCCGTTTAAACTCTACACACAAAATATCTAAGTATTTTACTTTTGGACAAACTTTTGGTTTTGCAAGACAAAAAACGTTGGATATTGGAAATAAAAACAGTGAATTTGGTGGACCTTTAAGTTCTGCTATCAACCTTGATCCAACTACTCCTTTGGTGGTTACAGATCCAGTTGTTGCAAATTCAGCTCCATATTCTACAAATCCTGTAATTCGTGATGCTAATGGGAATCCTTACGGAATTTCGAGCGTGGTAGGTCAGGAAATGACAAACCCTTTAGGATATGTTCAAACAAGATTAGGAAGATACAATTGGTCTGATGATTTTGTTGGAAATGCTTATCTTGAAGCAAACATTACAGATCATTTAAAAATTAGATCTACCCTTGGAGGAAAAATTTCATATTGGGGAGAACAAGGATTTACACCGGTAAATTTCTTAAGTTCAAACGTAAATACGCTGAAAAACAGTTATTATCAAATTAACAGAAAATCATTCAACTGGAACGTTGAGAACGTTCTTACTTATGCTAATAGATTTGGAGATCATAACATTAATGTTTTGGTGGGTCAGGGATCTTATGTTGAAAATATTGGTGGAGAAGTAGGAAATACTATGTTTGGTTTGCCAATTACAAACTACAAAGATGCATCATTTGACTTTGATATTCCACAAGCAGATAGAACAAGCTCTACAGATGACTATATTCAGCATAAAGTAACGTCATTATTTGGCCGTTTAAATTACGATTATAAAGAAAAATATCTTTTGACAGGAGTAATTCGTCGTGATGGATCAACTCGTTTTGGAGGAAATCATAAATTTGGAGTTTTCCCTTCATTCTCTTTAGGATGGGTAGTTTCAAAAGAAGATTTCTGGAAAGAAAACAATATAGTCAATACATTAAAATTCCGCGGAGGTTATGGAGTTGTTGGTAATGACAACCTTACTGATTTTAGATACCTTTCTTTGGTATCGGGAGGATATAACTATTCTTTTGGGAATACAGGAGCTATAACAACTGGTTATGCTAATGTAACACTAGATAACCCTGATTTGAAATGGGAAGAAACTGCTCAAACAAGTTTTGGTTTTGATGCTAAACTGTTTAATGATTTTAATCTTACTATTGATTATTACAAAAAAACGACGACAGGTATTTTAAGACCAGTAGTTATTCCTGGATTTGTAGGAGTTGCTGAACAACCATGGGCTAACGTTGCTAATATGAATAACAGCGGTTTAGAAGTTGAATTAGGATATAAGAAAAAATTAGGTGAGTTTAATTTAGGGGTAAACGGAAATGTTGCTTACTTAAAAAATGAAATCACGTATGTAGGACCTGAAAACAACTATATCATTGGAGATGCCAGTTTTCAATCTATGGGACCTGTTACTAGAACTCAGGTAGGGCATTCTTATAATGAATTCTTTGGTTACAAAACTGCAGGAATTTTTCAAAATCAAGCTGAAATTGCTGCTTATACAAATGCAGCAGGAGGTATGATCCAGCCAAATGCCAAACCTGGGGATTTCCGTTGGGTTGATAATAATGGAGATGGTGCTATCACTGATGATGACAAACAATATTTAGGAACTAGTATTCCAAAATATACTTTTGGTTTGACAGTTAATTTAGATTATAAAAACTTCGACTTTATGGCATTTGCTCAAGGAGCAGCAGGCAGCAAGATTTTTCAAGGATTACGCAGATTGGATATCTTAAATGCAAACTACCAAACAGAAGTTTTAAATCGTTGGACAGGAGAAGGAACTTCAAATGATTATCCTAGACTTGCCAATAATGACGGAAATGGAAACTTCAGTAAAATGTCTGATTTTTATCTTGAAAGCGGAGATTATGTACGTTTGAAAATTGTTCAATTAGGATACACACTTCCTTTTAACTTATCCTCTAAAATTGGTGCAGATAAGATTCGTTTCTATGTTACAGGAGAGAATTTAATCACATTTACTAAATACACTGGATATGATCCTGAAATTGGAGGTCAGGTATTTGGTGTAGACAAAGGTATCTATCCACAAGCAAAATCTTTCATGCTTGGAGCGAACTTACAATTTTAA